The following nucleotide sequence is from Kineobactrum salinum.
CGGGAAATCGCCGCGCAGGCAGCAGCGTAGCAGGCTGCAGGGCCGCGCAGCCTGACCCGGGGACGTCCCCGCCGCCAGGTACAGGGGGTTGGCAGCATGAACAGTGGCAGGATGGTGCTGTCGAGGCTGAGGTCCGACCTCGACGAAGGCCGCTTCACAAGAGTACTGGCACGCTGCGAACGCCTGCTGGCCAGTGGCCGGCGGCACCCGGTACTGTGGAGTTACCGCGGCCGTGCGCTGGAGGGTCTGCGGCGGGACAGTGAGGCACTCGCCATTTACCGCGAAGCCAGCCTGCGTTTTCCCGGGCATGCCCAGTCGCGGCTGTTACTCGGCAAACTCTGCGCCCGTCTGGGCCGGCATGAAGAGGCCCACTGCTCGCTGGAACAGGCGCTGCAGCTGGATCCGGAGCTGATTGACGGCTACCGTACACTGCTCAATTACCGGGCGATTGCGCCCGATGACACTGCCGTGCGTCATATCCTGGCGCGAGCCCGGTCGAAGAACCATGGCGCCGCGGCGCGGGCACGGGCGCTGTTCATACTCGGGCAGATTCACGTCGAGGCCGGTCTGGACCAGCAGGGATTCGAATATTATCGCAATGCCAATGAGCTGGTGAGCAGCACTCTTGGCAATGGCAGCCACGAATACCTGGTAGCCAACAATACGCAGAGCATCAACGCCGGGTTGCTGCAGGAATTCGACCGCTCCGCCCCTGCACTCCCAGTTGCCCCGCGCTTCTCATTACCGGGCTGCCGCGCTCGGGAAAGAGCCTTGCCGAAGCATTGCTGGCACGCAATGCCCGGGTAATGGCGGGCGGCGAGCTGGCCCTGGTCAGAAAATTCGCCACTACCCAGGACGCCGCAGCCGGGCTGCGCGGGCTGGCCCGGAAGCTGTCCCGCCAACCGCGTTCACCGCTGGCACAATGGTACGCACAGCGGGCCGCAGCCAGCGGCGTCAAGGGTATAAGCTACGTGACGGACACCTCACCGGCCAATTTGACGCGCTTGGGCTACCTTGCGCTTTTGCACCCAGAGGTACCCATTGTCTTCTGTCGCCGGGATCCACTGGATCTCGGCGCCTCGCTCTATTTCAAGAATTTCCGTTCCGGTCACCACTACAGCTACAGCCTCGCGACTCTGGGCCGGGCCATCGCGGCAGCGGAAAAGGTCATGGACCACTGGCTCACCGTCCTGCCGAATCCCATGCTGGAACTGCGCTACGATGACGTAGTACTGAACCCCGACCGCGGCCGGACGGCGCTGTTTCATCA
It contains:
- a CDS encoding tetratricopeptide repeat protein — protein: MNSGRMVLSRLRSDLDEGRFTRVLARCERLLASGRRHPVLWSYRGRALEGLRRDSEALAIYREASLRFPGHAQSRLLLGKLCARLGRHEEAHCSLEQALQLDPELIDGYRTLLNYRAIAPDDTAVRHILARARSKNHGAAARARALFILGQIHVEAGLDQQGFEYYRNANELVSSTLGNGSHEYLVANNTQSINAGLLQEFDRSAPALPVAPRFSLPGCRARERALPKHCWHAMPG
- a CDS encoding sulfotransferase family protein, with translation MLARNARVMAGGELALVRKFATTQDAAAGLRGLARKLSRQPRSPLAQWYAQRAAASGVKGISYVTDTSPANLTRLGYLALLHPEVPIVFCRRDPLDLGASLYFKNFRSGHHYSYSLATLGRAIAAAEKVMDHWLTVLPNPMLELRYDDVVLNPDRGRTALFHHLGLDQQPHPAPPPATATAARLFPSRTSTDFDVISADLIGFGRRFHRQLEPLLAAYAAEKRRPELVPAPD